Proteins encoded by one window of Flavobacteriales bacterium:
- a CDS encoding UDP-2,3-diacylglucosamine diphosphatase — translation MTPGKKIYFASDFHLGVPTWEESRKREDKIIRWLTEIEKDAEEIYLVGDVFDFWFEYKRAIPKGFVRLQGKIASLCDKGIPVKIFIGNHDMWMFDYLPKELGVELFREPIQKSYNGKTFYIGHGDGLGPGDYGYKFIKKIFRNKICQWLFARLHPNFGIGIADYFSRSSRKKTKHEDQYLGDEKEYLVNYIKDLEKKEHYDYYVFGHRHLPIDMTIGKSRYINLGDWIGFFTYAEFDGSEIQFKKFEA, via the coding sequence ATGACCCCCGGGAAAAAAATATATTTTGCCAGTGATTTTCATCTAGGTGTTCCAACCTGGGAAGAAAGCAGAAAGCGGGAAGATAAAATCATTCGGTGGCTTACAGAAATTGAAAAGGATGCAGAAGAGATCTACCTGGTAGGAGATGTTTTCGATTTCTGGTTCGAATATAAACGCGCCATACCAAAAGGATTTGTAAGGCTACAAGGAAAAATCGCTTCACTTTGCGATAAAGGAATTCCTGTTAAAATTTTTATTGGTAATCACGACATGTGGATGTTTGATTATCTGCCCAAGGAATTAGGTGTGGAATTATTCAGGGAACCCATTCAAAAATCATATAACGGAAAAACATTTTATATCGGTCACGGCGACGGATTAGGTCCCGGTGATTACGGTTATAAATTCATAAAAAAAATATTCCGTAATAAAATTTGTCAATGGCTTTTCGCTCGTTTACATCCTAATTTCGGAATTGGAATTGCAGATTATTTCTCTCGATCCAGCAGAAAAAAAACAAAGCACGAAGATCAATACCTCGGCGATGAAAAAGAATACCTGGTGAATTACATTAAGGATCTAGAAAAAAAAGAGCACTACGATTATTATGTTTTTGGTCACCGTCACCTTCCCATTGATATGACCATTGGAAAATCGCGTTATATTAATCTTGGCGACTGGATCGGATTTTTCACTTATGCCGAATTCGACGGATCAGAAATTCAATTTAAAAAATTCGAAGCGTAG